TAAACGACCTTTTTTGATGTGATCCATCATTCGACCTGGTGTACCAACAACAATTTGTGGGCCACGGGCTAAATCACGAAGTTGTGGTGTGTATGATTGGCCACCGTAAACGGTAGCAACAAATAAACCACGGATATGTTTTGCAAAATCAGTTAGGGCTTCAGCAACTTGAATTGCTAATTCACGAGTAGGGCACACAACCAGCATTTGTGGTTGTTTTAAATCGGCGTCTAAACGTGATAACAAAGGCAGACCAAAAGCCGCAGTTTTACCAGTACCAGTTTGCGCTTCACCCAATACATCTTTACCTGCTAATAATGAAGGAATAGCTTGTGATTGGATTGGAGTTGGGGTGATATAACCCATTTCGTTTATAGCTTGAAGAACAGGCGCAAGAAGGTTTAATTGGTCAAAACGGACTTGTGTAGTATCTGTCATGTATGTCTCTTATATAAAGTGAAAATCAAAATTGATTTTCAGTATTTTTGAACGAGGTCAAAAAACCTTAAAAGACATCCCCTTGACCTTTCAACAGTCGCATTTCTCACCATGAATTTATTCAATAAAGAATAATTTCTATAAACGCGTAATCTCAGTCTTGATATTGCAACAAACTAGGTAGCTTGTGCACATGGGCTCTTTAAACCTCGGCTAATATTTTTACTGTGAACCAAGTGATTCAGCGAGTAAAACCGACCTTGGCTTAAATGTGTTTAATAAATAAACAAGCACCTGTCGGAGTAGGTGCGCACTATACAGGTTTAAATTTTTAAAGCAAGTACTATCACATTGCAAATTGATTAAATAAAGCGGTGTAGTTCATTTATAGGATTAAAGCTTACAGTAAAACATTAATAAAAGTGTAAAAACTAGATTAATATCGAAGGTGATAGAGATGTTTGGTTTGTAAGCAAATTGTTCATTTTGTATGTAAATTGAAAATGAATTTTTAATGCAATTATTTTTTAATCATTGGTTAATTTATTTAATTGACGATTAAAAATTGCTCGTTATAATCTGCGCAAAATTCGTTCATCCGTTCAAAAAAAGGTTGTTATAAATGTTAAAGTCTCTATTAGTTGTTGGTTTAGTTGCGGCATCTTCAAATGTATTAGCGCAAGCAAATACAGATAAATTTTATGCAGCAGATAGCTCTATCGATAGCCAAATTTGTTTAACTGCAGCAGAGCAAGGTTTTTCTGCAGCGCGTAAATTTGCTAATACAAATGGACTCTATATCAGCCGTTTTGATACAAATTTCTATTGTAATGGTCAACCAATCGACAAGTTTGCTGCAAAATTTGCTAAAGCAAAGTCGGTTGCTGTAGTTAATAATGCTAAAGTAGCATTTTATGCAGCTGATTCTAAAGTTGAATCTAATTTATGTGTTAAAGCATTACACGAAGGGATCAATAGTTTAAAAACAAATCGCCAGTTGAAGTCATTACAGTGTAATGGTGTTAAGATTGAACAATTCATTAAGCGTAACAGCGACAAAGTTGCAATCTAATTGCTATTTGTTTGAGATGAAAAAACCGACTTTCGTCGGTTTTTTTATGCACTAATACGTTGTAAGGAAGCAAAATAAAACCCATCGAATCCACTTTGAGCAGGGCTGATAGTTGTTTCATTTATTAATTTATAATTTGGATTAGCTTTTAAAAAAGCACTCACCTGCAGTTCATTCTCGCTAGGCAAAATAGAGCAGGTTGCATAAACCATGATTCCGTCTACCTTTAGCATTTTACTATAACGGGTTAATATATCTTGCTGAAGATGACGCAAAGTAGGTAATGACTCACTCATATCAGAGTGCCATTTTGCATCGGGATTACGTTTTAACACCCCAAGACCACTACAAGGTACATCAAGTAATAAACGATCGGCACTTTCTTTTAGACGTTTAATTGTTTTACTTGACGTAATTAAACGGGTTTCAATATTGTCAGCGCCAGCCCGTTTAGCCCGTTGCTTTAAAGCTGCTAATTTATGTTCTTCGATATCCATAGCAAGTAAGCGACCTTTACCTTTCATGTAAGCTGCCAGGCCTAAGGTTTTACCACCTGCACCAGAACATGCATCAATCACTCGCATACCTGGTTTTACATCTAGAGCTTCAATAATAAGCTGCGACCCCACATCTTGTTGCTCAAATAATCCATTTTTAAAGGCTAAACTTTTGAATAATGAACTGTTTGAGGTGATTTCAAGCGCGGTTACACAATCGCTTATTAAGCGCGTTGTAATGTGTTCTTTTTCTAACGTTTTTTGTAATTCAACTGTGTTTGTTTTTAATAGATTTGCTCTAATAAAACGTTTTGCTGCAAGAGCGAGTGCGCTGCGTTCTTGTGGCCATGAATCGGCAAGTTCATTTTCACCTAATGTATTGAGCCAAGCAGGGCAGCCATCCATAAGAGATTGATTATGTTTTGCCGTATCTATTAGTTGTTCAACATTATCAATTTCTTGTTGTGTTAACTCGATAAAACTTGGGATAGTCTGTTGCTCTATCTTTGACCAAGCATAGAAGAGTACAGCTGGATTTGAAGTAATATGCGTAATGGTATTGCCAGTAATGAAACTATAGAGGTTTAATTTGCGTACCATATCACCTGTGATCTGGGTGATAACAGCATGATCTTGACTGGCATAATCAAAATTAAAAAAATGCTGAGCATAGGCCTTATCTAATGGGCATTGCGCTTGGGCTACATTATTTAAGATAGTGAGCACTGCTTCATAAACTCGGGGTGTAACAATTAGTTGTGACATAGGCTTTACCATTTTTTAAAATCGCCGAGATGATAGGAGTTCTGGCGCTTTTAGGCAAATTAATAATGCATTATTTTTAAAATATTTATAATAACATTGAAGCAGTAATCTTATTTATATCTATTTACAATAAAAAAATACGCATTAATAATTTAATTAAAAAAATACCTAATACAACTAAGTACTTTACAATTTATGTTTTACCGCGTGCTTAATTAAGTACAAATACAAACCTAACAGCCAATAATTAAGATTATGTTAAATTGTATGTGTTTATCTTTTATCATCACATGAGTTAAGATTAATAAAAATTAACTCACCTTATTTTGCTTGTTTATTAAGCGATTAACGGTGA
This genomic stretch from Pseudoalteromonas tunicata harbors:
- a CDS encoding RsmB/NOP family class I SAM-dependent RNA methyltransferase encodes the protein MSQLIVTPRVYEAVLTILNNVAQAQCPLDKAYAQHFFNFDYASQDHAVITQITGDMVRKLNLYSFITGNTITHITSNPAVLFYAWSKIEQQTIPSFIELTQQEIDNVEQLIDTAKHNQSLMDGCPAWLNTLGENELADSWPQERSALALAAKRFIRANLLKTNTVELQKTLEKEHITTRLISDCVTALEITSNSSLFKSLAFKNGLFEQQDVGSQLIIEALDVKPGMRVIDACSGAGGKTLGLAAYMKGKGRLLAMDIEEHKLAALKQRAKRAGADNIETRLITSSKTIKRLKESADRLLLDVPCSGLGVLKRNPDAKWHSDMSESLPTLRHLQQDILTRYSKMLKVDGIMVYATCSILPSENELQVSAFLKANPNYKLINETTISPAQSGFDGFYFASLQRISA